A stretch of the Flavobacterium aquiphilum genome encodes the following:
- a CDS encoding NADH-quinone oxidoreductase subunit D, with the protein MSELLLPPEHRYAKIIQEKHNEDGSELSILNLGPTHPATHGIFQNILLMDGEKILDAEPTIGYIHRAFEKIAENRPFYQITPLTDRMNYCSSPINNMGWWMTLEKLLDIKVPKRVDYLRVIVMELARIADHLICNSILGVDTGAYTGFLYVFQFREKIYEIYEEICGARLTTNMGRIGGFERDWSPEAFRKLDDFLRDFPIAWKEFENLFERNRIFIDRTVNVGAITAEKAMAYGLTGPNLRAAGIDYDVRVAQPYSSYEDFDFIVPVGKSGDTYDRFCVRNAEVWESLSIINQALNKMPEGNEYHADVPEYYLPPKEDVYTNMESLIYHFKIVMGEVPVPIAQIYHAVEGANGELGFYLETDGSRTPYRLHFRRPCFIYYQAYPDMIKGSMLSDAIVILSSLNVIAGELDA; encoded by the coding sequence ATGTCAGAACTATTATTACCACCGGAGCATCGCTATGCTAAAATAATTCAGGAAAAACACAATGAAGACGGAAGCGAGCTTTCTATTCTGAATTTAGGCCCCACACATCCCGCTACGCACGGTATTTTTCAAAACATCTTATTGATGGACGGTGAAAAAATCCTGGATGCTGAACCAACTATTGGCTATATCCACAGGGCTTTCGAAAAAATCGCCGAAAATCGCCCTTTTTATCAAATCACACCTCTCACGGACAGAATGAACTATTGTTCTTCTCCAATCAACAATATGGGATGGTGGATGACACTTGAAAAACTTCTTGACATAAAAGTCCCTAAAAGAGTCGATTATTTACGTGTTATCGTAATGGAATTGGCTCGTATTGCAGACCACTTAATCTGTAACTCCATTCTGGGAGTGGATACTGGAGCTTATACAGGTTTCCTTTATGTATTCCAATTCAGAGAAAAAATATACGAAATCTACGAAGAAATCTGTGGAGCCCGATTGACGACCAATATGGGAAGAATCGGTGGTTTCGAAAGAGACTGGTCTCCTGAAGCTTTCAGAAAACTCGACGATTTTTTAAGAGATTTCCCAATTGCCTGGAAAGAATTTGAAAATCTATTCGAAAGAAACAGAATTTTTATTGATCGTACCGTAAATGTTGGAGCCATAACTGCAGAAAAAGCAATGGCTTACGGACTTACCGGACCAAATTTGCGTGCTGCCGGAATCGATTATGATGTACGTGTAGCACAACCTTACAGCTCTTACGAAGATTTTGACTTCATTGTCCCGGTAGGAAAATCAGGAGACACTTACGACCGTTTTTGTGTTCGTAATGCCGAAGTTTGGGAAAGTTTAAGCATTATCAATCAAGCATTGAACAAAATGCCGGAAGGAAATGAATACCATGCTGATGTTCCCGAATACTATCTTCCTCCAAAAGAAGATGTTTACACCAATATGGAATCTTTAATATACCATTTCAAGATTGTAATGGGAGAAGTTCCGGTTCCAATTGCACAAATTTACCATGCTGTTGAAGGTGCTAATGGAGAATTAGGATTTTACCTTGAAACAGACGGAAGTAGAACTCCATACAGATTGCATTTCAGAAGACCTTGTTTCATCTATTATCAAGCCTATCCGGACATGATTAAAGGTTCAATGTTATCTGATGCCATCGTTATTTTATCAAGTTTAAATGTTATTGCTGGAGAATTAGACGCATAG
- a CDS encoding complex I 24 kDa subunit family protein produces the protein MVHTHYKQEINMTEELMSRINELISHYPEDKRKSALLPVLHEVQDAHDNWLSIELQDKVAEILQIKPIEVYEVVSFYTMYNRRPVGKYMFEFCQTSPCCLNGVEDLMDYTCEKLGVQVGEPTADGLFEVRGVECLGACGYAPMMQLGDFYKEHLTKEKVDQLIADCKDDKIILHDK, from the coding sequence ATGGTACACACACATTACAAACAAGAAATAAACATGACTGAGGAATTGATGTCCCGCATCAATGAATTGATCAGCCATTATCCTGAAGATAAAAGAAAATCGGCACTGCTTCCTGTTTTACATGAAGTTCAGGATGCCCACGACAACTGGTTGAGTATTGAATTACAAGATAAAGTTGCCGAAATTTTACAAATAAAACCAATCGAAGTATATGAAGTTGTTTCGTTTTACACGATGTACAACAGAAGACCGGTTGGTAAATACATGTTTGAATTTTGCCAAACTTCTCCATGTTGCTTGAACGGTGTTGAAGATTTAATGGATTATACCTGTGAAAAATTAGGCGTACAAGTAGGAGAACCTACAGCTGACGGTCTTTTTGAAGTAAGAGGAGTTGAATGTTTGGGTGCTTGCGGTTATGCTCCAATGATGCAGTTGGGCGATTTTTACAAAGAGCATTTGACAAAAGAAAAAGTAGATCAGTTAATTGCTGACTGCAAAGACGATAAAATAATATTACACGATAAATAA
- the nuoF gene encoding NADH-quinone oxidoreductase subunit NuoF encodes MSQKILLDKINIPGIKTYEVYRQNGGYASVEKALKMLTPDEVVEEVKTSGLRGRGGAGFPAGMKWSFIDKKSGKPRHLVCNADESEPGTFKDRYLMEYIPHLLIEGMITSSYALGANRSYIYIRGEYMWVYKILERAIAEAKAAGWLGKNILGTGYDLELHVHCGAGAYICGEETALIESLEGKRGNPRIKPPFPAVSGLWANPTVVNNVETIATVPWIVNNSGADYAKIGIGRSTGTKLISASGHIKNPGVYEIELGLSVYEFMNSDEYLGGMSSDRPLKAFVPGGSSVPVLPAHLIYKTAAGEDRLMTYESLSDGGFATGSMLGSGGFIVYNDTSCIVRNTWNFSRFYHHESCGQCTPCREGTGWMEKVLHRIENGHGREEDIELLLSIQSKIEGNTICPLGDAAAWPVAAAIRHFRDEFEYHIRFPEKIKNRDHFVAEPFEKVKHLVSKEAV; translated from the coding sequence ATGTCACAAAAAATATTATTAGACAAAATCAATATTCCTGGGATTAAAACCTATGAAGTGTATCGTCAAAACGGTGGTTACGCTTCTGTGGAAAAAGCACTAAAAATGCTAACTCCTGACGAAGTAGTTGAAGAAGTAAAAACTTCAGGATTACGCGGTCGTGGTGGTGCTGGTTTCCCTGCCGGAATGAAATGGAGTTTTATCGATAAAAAATCAGGAAAACCTCGACATTTGGTTTGTAACGCCGATGAGTCTGAACCGGGAACTTTCAAAGATCGTTATTTGATGGAATACATTCCTCACTTACTGATTGAAGGAATGATTACTTCGAGTTATGCATTGGGTGCAAACCGTTCGTATATCTACATTCGTGGAGAATACATGTGGGTTTACAAAATATTAGAAAGAGCCATCGCCGAAGCAAAAGCTGCTGGTTGGTTAGGAAAAAACATATTGGGTACAGGATATGATTTGGAACTACATGTTCATTGTGGTGCCGGAGCCTACATCTGCGGTGAAGAAACTGCGCTAATCGAATCATTGGAAGGTAAAAGAGGAAATCCTCGTATCAAACCACCATTCCCAGCTGTTTCGGGACTTTGGGCAAATCCAACGGTAGTAAATAATGTAGAAACTATCGCAACTGTGCCGTGGATTGTAAACAATTCCGGAGCTGATTATGCTAAAATTGGTATTGGAAGATCTACGGGAACCAAATTAATCTCTGCTTCAGGTCACATCAAAAACCCTGGAGTTTATGAAATTGAATTGGGATTAAGCGTTTACGAATTCATGAATTCTGACGAATATCTTGGCGGAATGAGTTCAGACCGTCCATTGAAGGCATTTGTTCCTGGAGGAAGTTCTGTTCCGGTTTTACCTGCACATTTAATCTACAAAACTGCAGCTGGCGAAGATCGTTTGATGACTTACGAATCTTTAAGCGACGGTGGTTTTGCCACAGGATCTATGTTGGGTTCTGGTGGATTTATTGTATATAATGACACTTCTTGTATCGTTCGCAACACTTGGAATTTCTCTCGTTTTTACCACCACGAAAGTTGTGGACAGTGTACTCCGTGTAGAGAAGGTACAGGATGGATGGAAAAAGTATTGCACCGAATCGAAAACGGTCACGGACGTGAGGAAGATATCGAATTGTTATTGAGCATTCAAAGTAAAATAGAAGGAAACACAATTTGTCCTCTAGGTGATGCGGCAGCTTGGCCTGTAGCAGCAGCTATTCGTCACTTTAGAGATGAATTTGAATATCATATTCGTTTCCCTGAAAAAATAAAAAACAGAGACCATTTTGTTGCCGAACCTTTTGAAAAAGTAAAGCACCTAGTTTCTAAAGAAGCAGTATAA
- a CDS encoding 2Fe-2S iron-sulfur cluster-binding protein, with protein sequence MKVTIDGQEIEVEAGTTILQAARMIGGDVVPPAMCYYSKLKGSGGKCRCCLVDVTKGSDADPRPMPKLMASCVTGCQDGMEIASKASPRVQEARKAVTEFLLINHPLDCPICDQAGECDLQNLSFEHGKSVSRFIEEKRTFEPEDIGPNIQLHMNRCILCQRCVQVADQLTDNRVHGVLDRGDHANISTCISKAITNEFSGNMIDVCPVGALTDKTFRFKSRVWFNKPYNAHRECTTPGCCGKTTVWMFGNEIQRVTGRKDEFHEVEEFICNTCRFDKKEVTDWVIEGPREFEKDSVINQNNYTRPLEKVEINTEKNILLGRDQDRKKISMAAIPLDTNTQKS encoded by the coding sequence ATGAAAGTAACCATAGACGGTCAAGAAATTGAAGTAGAAGCAGGAACAACGATTCTGCAAGCTGCGCGCATGATTGGTGGAGATGTTGTTCCGCCTGCAATGTGCTATTATTCAAAATTAAAAGGAAGTGGAGGTAAATGCCGTTGTTGTTTGGTTGACGTGACCAAAGGAAGTGATGCTGACCCAAGACCTATGCCTAAATTAATGGCATCGTGCGTGACGGGCTGTCAGGACGGAATGGAAATCGCAAGTAAAGCATCTCCAAGAGTTCAAGAAGCCAGAAAAGCAGTAACAGAATTTTTACTAATCAACCACCCACTTGATTGCCCTATTTGTGACCAAGCAGGAGAATGTGATTTACAAAACTTAAGCTTTGAGCACGGAAAATCGGTTTCCCGTTTTATTGAAGAAAAGAGAACTTTTGAACCCGAAGATATTGGTCCAAACATTCAATTGCACATGAACCGTTGTATTTTATGTCAAAGATGTGTGCAAGTTGCCGATCAATTGACAGACAACAGAGTTCACGGAGTATTGGATCGCGGTGATCATGCAAACATCTCTACTTGTATTTCAAAAGCCATAACAAATGAATTTTCTGGAAACATGATTGATGTATGTCCAGTTGGTGCTTTGACTGATAAAACTTTTAGATTTAAATCAAGAGTTTGGTTTAACAAACCTTATAATGCACACAGAGAATGTACAACTCCAGGATGCTGTGGAAAAACTACCGTTTGGATGTTTGGGAACGAAATTCAGCGTGTTACTGGCCGTAAAGACGAATTTCACGAAGTAGAAGAATTCATCTGTAACACTTGTCGTTTCGATAAAAAAGAAGTGACTGACTGGGTAATCGAAGGACCTCGTGAATTCGAAAAAGATTCGGTTATCAACCAAAATAACTATACCCGCCCATTAGAAAAAGTAGAAATCAATACTGAAAAAAATATTCTTTTGGGAAGAGATCAAGACAGAAAAAAAATAAGTATGGCAGCAATTCCATTGGACACTAACACTCAAAAATCTTAA
- the nuoH gene encoding NADH-quinone oxidoreductase subunit NuoH, which translates to MESTFVIEKSVVIIVVFALTMLMAMYATWAERKVAAWLQDRIGPNRAGPLGLFQPLADGLKLFSKEEFEPNTPNKFLFFTGPAIAMGTALMTSAVIPWGDRLHLFGRDILLQATDVNIAILYIFGVVSLGVYGIMIGGWASNNKFSLMSSIRAASQMVSYEVAMGLSIIALIMMTGTLSLKEISIQQSEWHWNVLYQPLTFLIFLICSFAELNRTPFDLAECESELIGGYHTEYSSMKMGFYLFAEYANMFVSSTILAVLFFGGYNYPGMGWVLENCGVNVANVLGMAVLFIKLCGFIFFIMWVRWTIPRFRYDQLMHLGWKILIPLAIANIMITGVVILRHDIAAYLGF; encoded by the coding sequence ATGGAAAGTACATTTGTTATAGAAAAAAGTGTAGTTATAATTGTGGTATTTGCCCTTACAATGTTAATGGCCATGTATGCCACTTGGGCTGAACGTAAAGTAGCAGCTTGGTTGCAAGACAGGATTGGACCAAATAGAGCAGGACCATTGGGATTATTCCAACCTCTTGCCGATGGTTTGAAATTGTTTTCGAAAGAAGAATTTGAACCAAACACGCCAAACAAATTTTTATTTTTTACCGGTCCGGCAATCGCTATGGGAACAGCTTTGATGACAAGTGCTGTTATTCCATGGGGTGATCGACTACATTTGTTTGGAAGAGATATTTTGCTTCAAGCAACTGACGTGAACATTGCCATATTGTACATTTTTGGAGTAGTTTCCCTTGGAGTATATGGCATCATGATTGGAGGATGGGCATCCAACAATAAATTCTCTTTGATGAGCTCAATTAGAGCTGCTTCTCAAATGGTTTCTTATGAGGTAGCGATGGGATTATCCATAATCGCTTTGATTATGATGACTGGAACTTTGAGCCTAAAAGAAATTTCTATTCAGCAATCCGAATGGCATTGGAATGTGCTTTACCAACCACTAACATTTTTAATATTCTTGATTTGTTCTTTTGCAGAATTAAACAGAACACCTTTTGATTTGGCGGAATGTGAATCGGAATTAATAGGTGGATACCACACCGAATATTCATCGATGAAAATGGGATTCTACCTATTTGCTGAATACGCGAATATGTTCGTTTCCTCTACCATTTTGGCTGTATTGTTTTTCGGCGGATACAATTATCCTGGAATGGGTTGGGTATTGGAAAACTGTGGAGTAAATGTTGCCAATGTACTGGGAATGGCGGTGCTGTTCATTAAATTATGCGGCTTTATTTTCTTTATCATGTGGGTTCGTTGGACAATTCCAAGATTTAGATATGACCAATTGATGCATTTGGGATGGAAAATTTTGATTCCACTTGCAATTGCTAATATTATGATTACCGGAGTTGTGATTTTAAGACACGATATCGCTGCTTATTTAGGATTTTAA
- a CDS encoding NuoI/complex I 23 kDa subunit family protein, producing MSIETISLSGRKKVVSNKEMTFLERIYLVAIVKGLFITLKHLFKRKATIQYPEQVREMSPVYRGRHMLKRDEQGRENCTACGLCALTCPAEAITMKAAERKPEEKHLYREEKYAEIYEINMLRCIFCGLCEEACPKDAIYLTISKELVPSNYDREDFIFGKDKLVMPLEMALKNTQLKNAN from the coding sequence ATGTCAATAGAAACTATATCCTTATCGGGAAGAAAAAAGGTAGTCTCCAATAAAGAGATGACTTTTTTGGAACGCATCTATCTGGTTGCGATTGTAAAAGGTTTGTTCATTACGCTGAAGCATTTATTCAAAAGAAAAGCAACGATTCAATATCCTGAACAAGTTCGCGAGATGAGTCCGGTGTATCGTGGGCGTCACATGTTGAAACGTGACGAACAAGGCAGAGAAAACTGTACTGCTTGCGGTTTGTGTGCTTTGACTTGCCCGGCCGAAGCTATTACGATGAAAGCTGCTGAGCGCAAACCGGAAGAAAAGCATTTATACAGAGAAGAAAAATATGCCGAGATATATGAAATCAATATGTTGAGATGTATTTTTTGCGGACTTTGTGAAGAAGCCTGTCCAAAAGACGCTATCTATTTGACAATTTCTAAAGAGTTAGTCCCATCTAATTATGACAGGGAAGATTTCATTTTTGGAAAAGATAAACTGGTTATGCCACTGGAAATGGCTTTGAAAAATACTCAACTTAAAAACGCTAACTAA
- a CDS encoding NADH-quinone oxidoreductase subunit J family protein: MSTVLILFCILSAVTLLTAFLTIFSRNPIHSAIYLVICFFSIAGHYLLLNAQFLAIVHIIVYSGAIMILLLFTIMLMNLNHEDEVHKPRFTRLGAIVSFCLVCLVLIKIFIHSKPIVEYDYTGEDYQSIKVLGKALLNEYMVPFEFASILLLVGMIGAVLLSKKEKQGK; encoded by the coding sequence ATGTCAACAGTACTTATTTTATTTTGCATATTGTCTGCAGTCACATTGCTAACAGCATTTTTAACTATTTTTAGCAGAAATCCAATTCACAGTGCCATTTATCTGGTAATTTGTTTCTTTTCCATCGCAGGACATTATTTACTACTAAACGCTCAGTTTTTGGCAATTGTACACATCATTGTCTATTCCGGGGCTATCATGATTTTGCTTCTGTTTACCATAATGTTGATGAACCTAAACCATGAAGACGAAGTACACAAACCGAGATTCACAAGATTAGGAGCTATTGTTTCCTTCTGTTTGGTTTGTTTGGTTTTGATCAAAATATTTATCCACTCAAAACCAATCGTGGAATATGATTATACAGGAGAGGATTACCAATCGATAAAAGTTCTAGGAAAAGCATTGTTGAATGAATATATGGTGCCTTTTGAATTTGCTTCCATTTTGTTATTAGTGGGAATGATTGGAGCTGTACTATTGTCTAAAAAAGAAAAACAAGGGAAATAA
- the nuoK gene encoding NADH-quinone oxidoreductase subunit NuoK yields the protein MNNILTQIGIENYIFLCVTLFCIGIFGVLYRRNAIIVFMSIEIMLNAVNLLFVAFSTYHQDTQGQVFVFFSMAVAAAEVAVGLAILVSIFRNIGSISIDNLKNLKG from the coding sequence ATGAATAATATTTTAACTCAAATTGGTATAGAAAACTATATCTTCCTGTGTGTAACACTTTTTTGTATTGGTATTTTTGGGGTTTTGTACAGACGAAATGCAATCATTGTGTTCATGTCTATCGAAATCATGCTGAATGCTGTTAACTTATTGTTTGTGGCTTTTTCAACTTACCACCAAGACACACAAGGTCAAGTATTCGTATTTTTCTCCATGGCTGTAGCAGCGGCTGAAGTCGCAGTAGGACTGGCCATATTGGTTTCGATATTTAGAAATATTGGATCAATCAGCATCGATAATTTAAAAAACTTAAAAGGATAA
- the nuoL gene encoding NADH-quinone oxidoreductase subunit L has translation MDTNLALVLLLTPFLGFLINVFFGKSLGKSASGIIGTLSVVVSFVVAVSFFLQINQTKQAINIQLFDWIQISKFNISFGFLLDQLSVLWLLFVTGIGSLIHLYSISYMHDDEKMHSFFAYLNLFIFFMITLVVGSNLLVMFIGWEGVGLCSYLLIGFWYKNQDYNDAAKKAFIMNRIGDLGLLIGIFILGAQFSTLDFASLQTAIAGAHNLDTVWLSIAALALFIGACGKSAQIPLYTWLPDAMAGPTPVSALIHAATMVTAGIFMVSRMHFLFDLTHEIQTIIAVIGGVTSLVAATIGLVQNDIKKVLAYSTVSQLGLMFLALGFGAYEVAIFHVITHAFFKACLFLGSGSVIHGLHGEQDMRKMGGLKKAMPITFWTMLISSLAISGVPLFSGFFSKDEILMTAFHHNIPLWVVGSVASIMTAFYMFRLMFLTFFNDFRGTEEQKHHLHESPALITFPLIVLAILATFGGLISLPGNSWLNEYLAPLFAKAGTEEHVLGTTEYMLMAIAVVGGLVGIGIAYAKYIKQNAVPSEDADIAGFSKVLYNKYYVDEIYDSLFVAPINSLSKIFRDYVETGISSVVFGFGKIANELSYQGKKLQNGSVGLYLFAFVLGMCAIVSFIFLAQ, from the coding sequence ATGGATACCAATTTAGCTTTAGTCTTACTATTAACTCCTTTTTTAGGATTTTTAATTAATGTTTTCTTCGGGAAAAGTTTAGGAAAATCGGCTTCGGGAATTATCGGAACACTTTCTGTAGTGGTTTCATTTGTTGTTGCTGTTTCCTTTTTTCTACAAATCAATCAAACAAAACAAGCGATAAACATTCAATTATTTGATTGGATTCAAATCAGCAAATTCAATATTAGTTTTGGTTTTTTACTAGATCAGTTATCCGTTTTATGGTTGTTGTTTGTAACTGGAATCGGTTCGCTGATTCATTTATACTCCATCAGCTATATGCATGACGACGAAAAAATGCATTCTTTCTTCGCTTATTTAAATCTCTTTATCTTTTTCATGATTACCCTTGTAGTTGGAAGCAACTTATTGGTAATGTTCATTGGTTGGGAAGGAGTTGGACTTTGTTCGTACTTATTAATCGGATTTTGGTACAAAAACCAAGATTATAACGATGCTGCCAAAAAAGCATTTATCATGAACCGTATCGGGGATTTAGGATTGCTTATCGGGATATTTATCTTAGGAGCTCAATTCTCTACTTTGGATTTTGCTTCATTACAAACAGCAATTGCAGGAGCTCACAATCTTGATACCGTTTGGTTGAGTATAGCTGCATTAGCTCTATTTATTGGAGCTTGTGGAAAATCGGCTCAAATTCCATTATATACTTGGTTACCTGATGCGATGGCCGGACCAACACCTGTTTCGGCATTAATCCACGCTGCAACGATGGTAACTGCCGGTATTTTCATGGTATCTAGAATGCATTTCTTATTTGATTTAACACACGAAATACAAACCATTATTGCTGTAATCGGAGGTGTAACCTCATTAGTTGCCGCAACAATTGGTTTGGTTCAAAATGATATCAAAAAGGTACTAGCCTACTCTACCGTTTCTCAATTAGGATTAATGTTCTTGGCATTAGGTTTCGGTGCTTATGAGGTGGCGATATTTCACGTAATCACTCACGCTTTCTTCAAAGCTTGTCTGTTCTTAGGATCAGGTTCGGTAATTCACGGATTACATGGTGAACAAGACATGCGTAAAATGGGTGGTTTGAAAAAAGCGATGCCAATTACTTTTTGGACCATGCTTATTTCGTCATTAGCCATTTCAGGTGTTCCTTTGTTTTCGGGATTCTTCTCTAAAGACGAAATTTTGATGACCGCTTTCCACCATAACATTCCGCTTTGGGTTGTTGGATCGGTTGCTTCTATCATGACTGCTTTCTATATGTTCCGATTAATGTTCCTGACTTTCTTTAATGATTTCAGAGGAACGGAAGAACAAAAACATCATTTACACGAAAGCCCGGCTTTAATCACTTTTCCTTTGATTGTATTGGCTATTTTGGCAACTTTTGGAGGATTAATCAGTTTACCTGGCAATAGTTGGTTGAACGAGTACCTGGCTCCTCTTTTCGCTAAAGCGGGAACAGAAGAACATGTATTGGGGACCACTGAATATATGTTGATGGCAATCGCGGTTGTCGGCGGATTAGTCGGAATCGGAATTGCTTACGCTAAATACATCAAACAAAATGCTGTTCCAAGCGAAGATGCTGACATAGCAGGGTTCTCAAAAGTTCTCTACAACAAATACTATGTTGATGAAATTTATGATTCATTGTTTGTTGCACCAATAAACAGTTTGTCTAAAATCTTTAGAGACTATGTAGAAACAGGAATTTCTTCGGTAGTCTTTGGATTTGGTAAAATTGCAAACGAACTAAGTTACCAAGGGAAAAAATTACAGAATGGAAGCGTTGGACTTTATCTATTTGCTTTTGTTTTGGGTATGTGCGCCATTGTTTCATTTATATTTCTAGCTCAATAA
- a CDS encoding complex I subunit 4 family protein — MNVSLILIILLVGAFATYLAGDKLASKVALFFGLTATGCSIVLLNHFNLGENISYSSQWITLPKVSFALQADGLSMAMILLTVTLTAVIILSSFGNEFKNSKAIYSLILFMSFAMTGTFLASDGLLYYIFWELSLIPIYFIALIWGNGDAEERKKAVVKFFIYTLAGSLFMLVAFVYMYQKAGSFLIEDLYKLKLDINEQKWIFTAFFLAYAIKIPLIPFHTWQANVYQKAPTLGTMLLSGIMLKMGLYSLIRWQLPLAPLAAKEYMYIFIGIGIVGVIYGSIVALRQKDLKKLLAYSSLAHVGLIAAGTYALNLDGFRGAVLQMIAHGFVVVGLFFAAEIIFRRYETRLISEMGGIRYQSPKFTSMFMILVLASVALPTTFNFIGEFTVLYSLFQVNVWFAILGGTTIILGAYYMLKMFQHVMLGETNKKLFADITLSEGLTMVIIIAVLFFFGLYPKPINDLITPSLETILNTINKYN; from the coding sequence ATGAATGTATCTCTAATATTAATCATCCTTTTAGTTGGCGCATTTGCGACTTATTTAGCTGGCGACAAGCTCGCTTCAAAAGTGGCTTTATTTTTCGGGTTAACGGCTACGGGTTGTTCAATTGTTTTATTAAATCATTTTAATTTAGGCGAAAACATCAGCTACAGCAGCCAATGGATAACATTACCAAAAGTTTCATTTGCTTTACAAGCCGATGGATTATCAATGGCAATGATTTTGTTGACAGTTACCTTGACAGCGGTTATCATCTTATCTTCTTTTGGTAACGAATTCAAAAATTCAAAAGCCATTTACTCACTAATATTGTTTATGTCATTTGCTATGACAGGAACTTTCTTGGCAAGCGACGGTTTATTATACTATATCTTTTGGGAATTATCATTAATCCCTATTTACTTTATCGCTTTGATTTGGGGTAATGGTGATGCCGAAGAGCGAAAAAAAGCAGTAGTTAAATTCTTTATCTATACACTTGCAGGATCTTTGTTCATGCTGGTTGCATTTGTTTATATGTATCAAAAAGCAGGAAGCTTCTTAATCGAAGATTTATATAAATTAAAACTCGACATAAACGAACAAAAATGGATTTTTACGGCTTTCTTCCTTGCTTATGCTATTAAAATTCCGTTGATCCCTTTTCACACTTGGCAGGCAAATGTGTACCAAAAAGCTCCAACTCTTGGAACCATGCTTTTATCAGGTATTATGCTAAAAATGGGATTGTACAGCCTGATCCGTTGGCAATTGCCTTTGGCTCCATTAGCTGCCAAAGAATACATGTATATTTTCATCGGAATAGGTATAGTGGGAGTAATTTACGGTTCAATTGTTGCTTTGAGACAAAAGGACCTGAAAAAATTATTGGCTTATTCTTCCCTTGCTCACGTTGGTTTGATTGCTGCCGGAACTTATGCTTTAAACCTTGACGGTTTTAGAGGAGCGGTTTTACAAATGATTGCACACGGTTTTGTGGTTGTTGGATTGTTCTTCGCTGCTGAAATCATTTTCAGAAGATACGAAACAAGATTAATTTCCGAAATGGGTGGTATTCGTTACCAATCTCCAAAATTCACTTCGATGTTTATGATTTTGGTATTAGCATCTGTTGCTTTACCAACAACTTTTAACTTTATTGGTGAATTTACAGTACTGTACAGCCTTTTTCAGGTGAATGTTTGGTTCGCTATTTTGGGCGGAACAACAATCATTTTGGGAGCTTATTATATGTTGAAAATGTTCCAACACGTAATGCTTGGAGAAACAAACAAAAAACTTTTTGCGGATATTACTTTATCTGAAGGTCTAACAATGGTAATCATTATTGCTGTCCTGTTTTTCTTCGGATTGTATCCAAAACCAATCAACGATTTGATAACGCCAAGTCTTGAAACTATTTTAAACACTATTAATAAATACAATTAA